The following are encoded together in the Methanosarcina flavescens genome:
- the gpmI gene encoding 2,3-bisphosphoglycerate-independent phosphoglycerate mutase, with protein MTQAKRPLMLIILDGWGYREAREGNAILAARTSNLDRLIEEYPSCFLECSGEAVGLPEGQMGNSEVGHLNIGAGRIVYQDLTRINLAIRNGDFFENPAFLNAISNARENDSSLHLMGLVSYGGVHSYITHLYALIKLAKERGLKKVYIHAFLDGRDVPPKAALNDIKELDSFCKENGDAKIATVSGRYYAMDRDKRWDRTKLAYDALTLGVAPYKASDAETAVSEAYSRGETDEFVKPTIITDSEGKPETVIHDNDSVIFFNFRPDRARQLTWAFVNKDFEGFPREKHPKLYYVCMAQYDETLDLPIAFPPEKLENVLGEVLSKQGLTQLRIAETEKYAHVTFFLNGGQERCYEGEDRCLIPSPKISTYDLKPEMSAYEVTDEVIRRIKSGKYDVIILNFANMDMVGHTGVFDAAVKAVEAVDNCVGRISAVLREVGGVALITADHGNAEQMENSSTREPHTAHTSNLVRCVYAGNREVKALKNGKLCDLAPTLLEILKIKKPEDMKGESLIIKE; from the coding sequence ATGACTCAGGCAAAAAGACCTCTTATGCTCATTATTCTTGATGGTTGGGGCTACAGGGAAGCCAGAGAAGGAAATGCTATTCTGGCAGCCAGAACTTCAAACCTTGACCGCCTGATAGAAGAATATCCCTCGTGCTTTCTGGAATGCTCAGGTGAAGCAGTCGGTCTTCCGGAAGGTCAGATGGGAAATTCTGAGGTAGGGCACCTGAATATAGGAGCAGGGCGAATTGTTTACCAGGATCTTACCCGCATAAACCTCGCTATTAGGAATGGAGATTTCTTTGAAAATCCGGCTTTTTTGAATGCTATCTCAAACGCCAGGGAGAATGACTCAAGCCTGCATCTCATGGGGCTTGTTTCTTATGGAGGCGTTCATAGTTATATAACCCATCTTTATGCCCTTATCAAACTTGCAAAGGAGAGGGGGTTAAAAAAAGTATATATACATGCATTTCTGGATGGCAGAGACGTGCCTCCCAAGGCTGCACTCAATGATATAAAGGAGCTTGATTCTTTTTGTAAGGAGAATGGGGATGCTAAGATTGCGACAGTATCAGGGCGCTATTATGCAATGGATAGAGATAAACGCTGGGACAGGACAAAACTTGCCTATGATGCCCTGACTCTGGGGGTTGCCCCATATAAAGCTTCGGATGCAGAGACTGCGGTTTCTGAGGCTTACAGCAGAGGAGAAACTGACGAGTTTGTGAAACCGACTATAATCACGGATTCAGAAGGAAAACCCGAAACAGTCATACACGATAATGATTCTGTGATTTTCTTTAATTTTAGACCAGATAGGGCACGGCAGCTGACCTGGGCCTTTGTAAATAAAGATTTTGAAGGCTTCCCCAGGGAAAAACATCCGAAGTTGTACTATGTCTGTATGGCTCAGTACGATGAGACTCTGGATTTGCCCATAGCTTTTCCACCGGAAAAACTGGAAAATGTACTTGGTGAGGTTTTGAGCAAGCAGGGGTTAACCCAGCTTCGGATTGCCGAAACCGAGAAGTATGCCCATGTAACTTTTTTCCTGAATGGAGGGCAGGAGAGATGCTATGAAGGAGAAGACCGCTGCCTCATCCCGTCCCCAAAGATCTCTACTTATGATCTCAAACCTGAAATGAGTGCATACGAGGTTACGGACGAAGTGATAAGAAGAATTAAATCAGGAAAATATGACGTGATAATCCTTAATTTCGCAAATATGGATATGGTAGGACATACCGGAGTTTTTGACGCCGCAGTAAAGGCTGTAGAAGCTGTGGATAACTGTGTGGGTAGAATTTCAGCGGTTCTGAGAGAAGTGGGAGGTGTAGCTCTTATAACTGCGGACCATGGGAACGCCGAACAGATGGAAAATTCATCTACCAGAGAACCTCACACTGCACATACCTCAAATCTGGTAAGATGTGTTTACGCTGGAAATCGTGAAGTGAAGGCTCTTAAGAATGGAAAACTGTGTGATCTTGCACCAACTCTTCTGGAAATTCTCAAGATCAAAAAACCTGAAGATATGAAAGGGGAGTCCCTTATTATAAAAGAATAA
- a CDS encoding beta-ribofuranosylaminobenzene 5'-phosphate synthase, whose protein sequence is MIEITTPCRIHMTLIDMNGEIGRVDGGAGLTLSSPNIKITAEEAEGVSIEGLQDFADRMKRAAESLLPEGKGIRINVQEVYPAHVGFGSGTQSSLAAAAAVNELYGLNKSVRELAVAVGRGGTSGIGVAAFENGGFIVDGGHRFKDKGGFMPSAACPAPPGPVLFREDFPEWDMVVAIPKDKGMHDQEEIDTFKKFCPIPIEEVREISHVVLMQMVPAVIEKDIVSFGAAVNHVQTVGFNKRENLIWPEFVKNIASFMRSRSYGAGVSSFGPVVYSFVDNKSEGRRLQAEVQKMLNESVGGTVILTKAKNSGAEISRV, encoded by the coding sequence ATGATCGAAATAACCACCCCTTGCCGAATTCACATGACTCTTATTGATATGAATGGGGAGATCGGAAGAGTTGATGGAGGAGCTGGACTGACCCTTTCCTCTCCCAATATAAAGATTACGGCAGAAGAAGCCGAAGGAGTCAGTATAGAAGGTCTGCAGGATTTTGCCGATCGAATGAAAAGAGCTGCAGAATCTCTGCTCCCTGAAGGGAAAGGAATAAGAATCAACGTACAGGAAGTGTACCCAGCCCATGTGGGTTTTGGATCAGGAACTCAGTCTTCACTGGCCGCAGCAGCAGCTGTGAATGAGCTTTATGGGCTTAATAAAAGTGTTAGAGAACTTGCAGTTGCGGTAGGTAGGGGCGGCACTTCCGGAATCGGAGTCGCAGCTTTTGAGAACGGCGGATTCATAGTTGACGGAGGCCATAGATTTAAGGATAAAGGTGGTTTTATGCCGTCGGCTGCCTGTCCCGCGCCCCCAGGACCCGTACTTTTTAGGGAGGACTTTCCTGAATGGGATATGGTAGTAGCAATTCCTAAAGATAAGGGAATGCATGACCAGGAGGAAATTGACACTTTCAAAAAATTCTGCCCTATCCCTATAGAGGAAGTCAGGGAAATCTCCCATGTCGTACTCATGCAGATGGTGCCTGCCGTAATAGAGAAAGATATCGTAAGTTTCGGAGCCGCAGTAAATCATGTCCAAACTGTCGGGTTCAATAAAAGGGAGAATCTTATCTGGCCTGAGTTTGTAAAGAATATTGCTTCTTTCATGCGCAGCAGGAGTTATGGAGCCGGGGTAAGTTCCTTTGGACCTGTAGTATATTCCTTTGTAGACAATAAATCCGAAGGCAGGAGGCTCCAGGCAGAAGTCCAGAAAATGCTCAACGAATCCGTTGGCGGGACTGTCATCCTTACAAAGGCAAAAAATAGTGGTGCAGAGATATCCAGAGTCTAA
- a CDS encoding cation diffusion facilitator family transporter, translating into MDPELLSTSKGLYAVKWSFAGLIATALFQVSIVWVSGSVALLADTLHNFGDAATAVPLGLAFFLSRKKPNKRFTYGYGRVEDLAGLIIVFLIFLSAVVAAYESISRFFFPQPVEFLGGVMAASIVGFLGNELVAKFRIKIGKEIGSAALVADGYHARADGFTSLAVLLGALGIWLGYPVADPLAGFLITIAILKIVWDAGKSVFSRMLDGVEPDIVDEIYLIVKKVEEVRDVTEVRVRWLGHRLYAEVNIAVDPVLSVEEGHAIAVEVRHRMMHSLDYLSNVVVHVDPLGSAGESFHRLSEHEHDNLPSHSH; encoded by the coding sequence GTGGACCCTGAGCTTCTCTCCACATCCAAAGGGCTTTATGCAGTCAAATGGTCCTTTGCCGGGCTGATAGCTACAGCTCTTTTTCAGGTTTCCATTGTCTGGGTCTCGGGAAGTGTAGCCCTTCTGGCTGACACGCTCCATAATTTCGGTGATGCCGCAACTGCGGTTCCTCTGGGTCTCGCCTTTTTTCTTTCCAGGAAAAAGCCCAATAAGCGTTTCACTTACGGCTACGGCAGAGTGGAAGACCTTGCAGGCCTGATAATTGTCTTTTTAATCTTTCTTAGCGCAGTTGTTGCAGCCTATGAGTCAATTTCCAGATTTTTCTTCCCGCAGCCCGTGGAGTTTCTTGGAGGAGTAATGGCAGCTTCTATTGTTGGGTTTCTTGGAAATGAGCTGGTTGCGAAATTCCGAATCAAAATAGGAAAGGAGATTGGAAGTGCGGCTCTTGTGGCTGATGGTTACCATGCTCGGGCAGATGGTTTTACAAGCCTTGCCGTGCTTTTAGGGGCACTTGGGATCTGGCTGGGTTATCCAGTTGCTGATCCTCTAGCAGGATTTCTCATCACAATTGCAATTCTTAAAATCGTCTGGGATGCTGGCAAATCCGTGTTTTCCCGCATGCTTGATGGTGTGGAACCGGATATTGTTGACGAAATCTACCTGATAGTCAAAAAAGTAGAAGAGGTAAGAGATGTGACCGAGGTAAGGGTTCGCTGGCTAGGACACAGGTTATACGCAGAAGTAAACATTGCTGTAGACCCAGTGCTTTCGGTTGAAGAAGGGCACGCAATTGCCGTGGAGGTACGGCACAGGATGATGCACAGCCTGGATTATCTCTCCAACGTAGTCGTGCACGTGGACCCACTCGGTTCAGCAGGGGAATCATTTCACAGACTGTCTGAGCATGAGCACGACAATCTCCCTTCTCACTCGCACTGA
- the fen gene encoding flap endonuclease-1, producing MGTDIGSLLQKRKAKLSDFTNQVVAIDGFNTLHQFLSIIRQRDGSPLIDSTGRVTSHLSGLLYRTASLVEAGIKPLFVFDGKPPDLKSKTLSKRKEVRESSWEKWESAKAAGDLKSAYKYAQASSKVNQEIIEDSKYLLDIMGIPFVQAPCEGEAQAAHIVLKGDANCVASQDYDSFLFGAPVVVRNLAITGKRKLPGKNAYIDVEPEIIELEETLKALEITREQLIDIAICVGTDYNKGLEKVGPKTALKLIKKHGDIYAVLREKGAEIEAVDRIREIFLHPDVTENYEIKWGKPDSEKLLKFLCEDHDFSIDRVEKAAERLKAASGARQRTLDQWI from the coding sequence ATGGGTACAGATATAGGCAGCCTGCTCCAGAAAAGAAAAGCTAAGCTCTCGGATTTTACAAACCAGGTGGTTGCAATTGACGGTTTTAACACGCTGCACCAGTTTTTGAGCATTATTCGCCAGCGGGATGGAAGCCCTCTGATCGATTCCACAGGGAGGGTAACCTCTCATCTCTCAGGCCTGCTCTACCGGACAGCAAGCCTTGTTGAAGCCGGGATCAAGCCTCTTTTTGTTTTTGACGGCAAGCCTCCTGACCTCAAGTCCAAAACTCTGAGTAAAAGGAAAGAAGTAAGGGAGTCTTCATGGGAAAAATGGGAAAGCGCAAAGGCTGCAGGAGATTTAAAATCGGCTTATAAGTATGCTCAGGCTTCTTCAAAGGTAAATCAGGAGATCATTGAAGATTCCAAGTACCTGCTTGATATTATGGGAATTCCTTTTGTTCAGGCTCCCTGTGAGGGAGAAGCGCAGGCTGCACATATTGTTCTTAAAGGAGATGCGAACTGTGTTGCATCACAGGATTATGATTCATTCCTTTTCGGAGCTCCGGTTGTCGTCCGGAATCTGGCAATCACGGGAAAACGCAAGCTTCCCGGAAAAAACGCTTACATTGATGTCGAGCCCGAAATAATTGAGCTGGAAGAGACTCTCAAAGCCCTGGAAATTACTAGGGAGCAGCTCATAGATATAGCAATATGTGTGGGAACGGATTATAACAAAGGACTGGAAAAAGTAGGTCCTAAAACAGCACTCAAACTTATTAAAAAGCATGGAGATATTTACGCCGTGCTCCGTGAAAAAGGGGCAGAGATCGAAGCTGTGGACAGGATCAGGGAAATTTTTCTCCATCCTGATGTAACGGAGAACTACGAAATAAAGTGGGGTAAGCCTGACTCCGAAAAGCTCCTCAAATTCCTTTGCGAAGATCACGACTTCTCGATTGACAGGGTGGAAAAAGCTGCAGAACGGCTTAAAGCAGCCTCAGGAGCCAGACAGAGGACCCTTGACCAGTGGATTTGA
- a CDS encoding presenilin family intramembrane aspartyl protease PSH has protein sequence MSSSEQSVKDYLPILSMGGLILIVQILALFLSMPMKANEMQAFEDPTQVSYSIYYIVMILVFTLFVLIALKRNMKWAISFFIYLAIISTLYYVFFALFTLIPDLSGFEVKAASAVLSMGITVLLYKYPEWYIVDIVGVCIAAGVSALIGISLSVIPIIVLLLLLAIYDAISVYKTKHMIVMAEGIMDLKLPILFVIPKHLSYSFLEENFKPGETREAFFMGLGDAVMPTLLVVSANVFMENNGISYPVLGAILGTLVGHAVLSILVMKGKPQAGLPFLNSGVILGFFAGVLISGASIM, from the coding sequence TTGAGTTCCAGCGAACAATCAGTTAAAGATTATTTACCTATTCTCTCCATGGGAGGATTAATCCTGATAGTGCAGATTCTTGCACTTTTTTTGTCCATGCCCATGAAAGCTAACGAGATGCAAGCTTTTGAAGACCCAACCCAGGTGTCCTATTCCATATATTATATTGTAATGATCCTGGTTTTTACCCTGTTTGTCCTGATAGCACTAAAGAGAAATATGAAGTGGGCAATCAGCTTTTTTATTTACCTAGCTATAATAAGCACACTTTACTATGTGTTCTTCGCCCTATTTACTCTCATTCCGGATCTATCGGGATTTGAAGTCAAAGCAGCTTCAGCTGTGCTATCTATGGGAATAACAGTGTTGCTCTATAAATATCCAGAGTGGTACATAGTTGACATCGTAGGCGTTTGTATTGCAGCCGGGGTCAGTGCCCTGATAGGAATTTCCCTTTCAGTAATCCCTATAATAGTACTTCTGCTACTTCTTGCAATCTATGATGCCATTTCGGTATATAAGACAAAACATATGATCGTTATGGCTGAGGGAATAATGGATCTGAAGCTTCCAATCCTGTTCGTAATACCAAAACACTTGAGTTACTCCTTCCTGGAGGAAAATTTTAAACCTGGAGAAACGCGTGAAGCTTTTTTCATGGGTCTTGGAGATGCGGTTATGCCTACCCTGCTGGTAGTCTCGGCAAACGTCTTTATGGAGAACAACGGGATTTCGTATCCAGTTCTCGGGGCTATCCTGGGTACTCTTGTAGGGCATGCAGTACTCTCCATTCTGGTAATGAAAGGAAAACCCCAGGCAGGACTTCCCTTCTTGAATTCCGGGGTAATTCTGGGGTTTTTTGCTGGTGTTCTGATCTCAGGGGCTTCAATAATGTGA
- a CDS encoding HAD family hydrolase, whose protein sequence is MPKRIAVVFDSAGTLLQMYRVAKEASTGNILENIESTAIVAQKNGCGLVVLNAESDIILGSRKDMPLFEFIKEYRISIGISYSKGKFTPEIACEIIRGTAPRMGDVHDVLEAVSARCPNIFYLAAGLIVDSEARSVPYILSTGGHVFNTTLQTVQTLHTMKVDTYIASGDSLFALTQLAEFINIPQERVFAFSDTLMKEKIVLELKSKYEKVVMVGDGINDILAFRAADVGVMTTQQGDKRPKELREAADVIIDNIIKVVDVVKAL, encoded by the coding sequence ATGCCCAAAAGAATTGCAGTGGTCTTTGATAGCGCCGGAACCCTTCTACAAATGTACAGAGTAGCAAAGGAAGCCAGCACCGGGAACATCCTTGAAAATATAGAGAGTACTGCTATTGTCGCACAAAAAAACGGATGTGGGCTTGTAGTCCTGAACGCCGAAAGTGATATAATTCTGGGTTCAAGAAAAGACATGCCTCTATTTGAGTTTATAAAGGAATACAGGATTTCAATAGGTATAAGCTATTCAAAAGGAAAATTTACCCCGGAAATTGCATGTGAAATTATAAGAGGAACAGCACCTAGAATGGGTGATGTACATGATGTGCTGGAGGCAGTCTCAGCCCGCTGCCCGAATATTTTTTACCTTGCAGCTGGCCTGATAGTTGACTCTGAGGCCAGAAGCGTACCTTATATACTGAGCACAGGCGGACACGTATTCAATACCACGCTACAAACGGTTCAGACTCTCCATACCATGAAAGTAGATACGTATATAGCATCCGGGGATAGTCTGTTCGCTCTCACACAACTTGCTGAGTTCATAAACATTCCACAGGAGAGGGTCTTTGCCTTTTCAGACACCCTGATGAAGGAAAAAATTGTGCTTGAGCTAAAAAGCAAGTATGAAAAAGTAGTCATGGTAGGGGATGGAATCAATGACATACTGGCGTTCAGGGCAGCGGATGTGGGAGTTATGACAACGCAGCAGGGTGACAAAAGGCCCAAAGAACTCAGAGAGGCAGCAGACGTGATAATTGACAACATAATAAAAGTTGTGGATGTGGTAAAAGCATTGTAA
- the atwA gene encoding methyl coenzyme M reductase system, component A2, translated as MPVFIEVKNLTVDFNGHKALKNVNLSINEGEVVGILGKSGSGKTILMHVLRGTESFENVSGEVIYHLARCPKCGYIDRPSKTGQRCPVCGETLEAFDADFVKLSLYDPIRKDVTKRIAIMLQRTFALYGDERVLVNVINSLNEIGYSGKDSMRKAVELLEEVNLSHRMMHVARELSGGEKQRVVLARQLVRNPLLLLADEPTGTLDPMTARLVHDAMTGAVKNYNMSMILTSHWPEVIEQMADKAILLENGEVVQEGDPLEVSAIFMQSVSVVKQERNVMVGEPIIRVRNLSKRYISVDRGVVKAVDDISFDVKEGEIFGLVGVSGAGKTTTSKILMGILPPTSGEVEVRVGDEWVDMTKLGVENKGRATKYMGFLHQEYGLYTHSSVIDNLTESISLDLPFELGVRKAVMTLKAAGFEENKAKAILPKMTDELSEGERHRIALAQVLIKEPRIVIMDEPTGTMDPITKVSVTNSILKAREEIGETFVIVSHDIDFVNEVCDRVALMRNGKIVDIGKPKSVLSQLTEEERIKATEEI; from the coding sequence ATGCCAGTATTTATTGAAGTAAAAAACTTAACCGTAGATTTCAACGGTCACAAAGCCCTGAAAAACGTAAATTTAAGCATTAACGAAGGAGAAGTCGTTGGAATTCTGGGAAAAAGCGGGTCCGGGAAAACAATCCTGATGCACGTACTGCGCGGTACAGAATCTTTTGAAAACGTCTCAGGTGAAGTGATTTATCATCTTGCCCGCTGCCCGAAGTGCGGATATATAGATCGTCCCAGCAAAACAGGTCAGAGATGTCCTGTATGTGGAGAAACCCTGGAAGCTTTCGATGCGGATTTCGTGAAACTTTCCCTTTACGACCCAATAAGGAAAGACGTTACCAAGCGTATAGCTATCATGCTTCAGCGTACCTTTGCCCTTTATGGAGACGAGAGAGTTCTTGTAAACGTTATAAACTCTCTGAATGAAATTGGATACTCTGGAAAGGACTCTATGAGAAAAGCAGTCGAACTGCTGGAAGAAGTAAACCTGAGTCACCGCATGATGCATGTTGCAAGAGAACTTTCGGGTGGAGAAAAACAGAGGGTTGTGCTCGCAAGGCAACTTGTGAGGAATCCCCTGCTTCTGTTAGCTGACGAGCCCACAGGCACCCTTGACCCCATGACCGCAAGACTGGTCCATGATGCTATGACCGGGGCGGTAAAGAACTATAATATGAGCATGATCCTGACTTCTCACTGGCCTGAAGTTATAGAACAGATGGCAGATAAGGCCATCCTGCTTGAAAATGGAGAGGTAGTCCAGGAAGGTGACCCGCTTGAGGTTTCTGCAATCTTTATGCAGAGCGTGTCCGTGGTAAAACAGGAAAGAAATGTCATGGTCGGGGAACCTATAATCAGGGTAAGAAACCTCTCCAAACGTTATATCTCAGTTGACCGTGGCGTAGTAAAAGCTGTAGATGATATATCCTTTGATGTAAAAGAAGGAGAAATCTTCGGACTTGTCGGGGTGAGCGGAGCAGGCAAAACCACAACTTCAAAGATTCTTATGGGAATCTTACCACCCACATCCGGGGAAGTTGAGGTTCGCGTGGGAGATGAATGGGTTGATATGACAAAGCTCGGAGTGGAAAACAAAGGAAGGGCGACCAAGTACATGGGATTCCTGCATCAGGAGTATGGCCTTTACACTCACAGCTCCGTAATTGACAATCTCACTGAATCTATTAGCCTTGACCTGCCTTTTGAACTCGGAGTCAGGAAAGCCGTAATGACTCTCAAAGCTGCAGGCTTTGAGGAAAACAAGGCAAAAGCTATTTTACCCAAAATGACCGATGAACTAAGTGAAGGGGAGCGGCATAGAATTGCACTTGCACAGGTCCTGATCAAGGAGCCCAGAATCGTCATTATGGATGAGCCGACAGGCACTATGGATCCTATTACCAAGGTATCAGTAACTAATTCCATCCTGAAAGCCAGGGAAGAGATAGGAGAGACATTTGTTATCGTTTCTCATGATATCGATTTTGTAAACGAGGTCTGTGACCGTGTTGCACTTATGCGTAATGGTAAGATTGTAGACATAGGTAAGCCGAAGAGCGTACTATCTCAGCTCACTGAGGAAGAAAGGATCAAAGCTACAGAAGAAATATAA
- the mmp3 gene encoding methyl-coenzyme M reductase-associated protein Mmp3 has translation MPITSNEISVEVNGQKYTLPAGSTLGDSLKVSGAPYVEGTAIGILKETAEEKTEITTEYAINTSRGEFRIEVRDPESPSGNLWAKHFKEYQGKPVHWASPEALAFGPFEAAIKPSHETGNFEAFEVMFGAGGFDPRNTHLILSLKRHAAEYGTAEDGVFAEVVSGRKILSRLSREDTILNIEPIIEWEQISEKVCTTDLSTPLEDGDSIFTYFEVELSRNAPNGAEHFYALTREGTFAVDVTTSSFISDDGLKGESAPYENFEPRKEGAISARTVGYGLGRIYISKEDRPSSLVHSVVGQVTKGIELIKLAEEGQKLSVESLPPQIVLLGHTFEEVEPVLSLIGVELVRDGYTEEDGIIVSQDPPTTLEILGEAKVTAYAVSKEKLIEIELYPEKAPKSVDFFRHALELKTKTVGKLPVYMIYDDTYLFKTEKEVVKYKEILPENTPTDKVLGGEIGITNQAAKRMGTIGVRIGDDELFGPTGERFSSTNIVGRIINPEKLLGVKEGETIYVTEIVRKQT, from the coding sequence GTGCCGATTACGAGTAATGAGATAAGCGTAGAGGTGAACGGGCAAAAATATACCTTACCTGCAGGTTCTACTCTTGGAGACTCCCTTAAAGTTTCCGGAGCCCCTTACGTGGAGGGTACAGCGATCGGAATTCTGAAAGAGACCGCTGAAGAAAAGACAGAGATAACCACCGAGTACGCTATCAATACTTCCAGAGGAGAATTCAGGATAGAAGTAAGAGACCCTGAGTCACCTTCAGGAAACTTATGGGCTAAACATTTTAAAGAATATCAAGGGAAGCCTGTACACTGGGCAAGCCCTGAAGCTCTAGCTTTTGGGCCCTTTGAAGCCGCTATTAAACCTTCGCATGAGACAGGTAATTTTGAAGCGTTTGAAGTGATGTTTGGAGCAGGTGGGTTTGACCCCCGTAACACTCATCTTATCCTTTCACTGAAAAGACATGCTGCGGAGTATGGGACTGCTGAAGACGGAGTCTTTGCAGAAGTTGTGTCTGGAAGAAAAATTTTGTCCAGGCTTTCCAGAGAGGATACTATTCTTAATATTGAGCCAATTATAGAGTGGGAGCAAATCTCAGAGAAGGTCTGTACAACTGATCTCTCTACTCCACTTGAAGATGGAGATAGCATATTTACTTATTTTGAGGTAGAACTTTCCAGAAATGCTCCCAACGGGGCAGAGCATTTCTATGCCCTGACCCGTGAAGGAACCTTTGCTGTAGATGTTACTACCAGTTCATTTATTTCAGACGATGGCCTGAAAGGAGAATCTGCCCCTTACGAAAATTTCGAGCCGAGGAAAGAAGGTGCAATCTCTGCCCGAACAGTAGGATACGGATTGGGCAGGATATATATTTCTAAAGAAGATCGACCTTCAAGCCTCGTACATTCGGTTGTAGGGCAGGTAACGAAAGGTATCGAACTGATCAAGCTAGCAGAAGAAGGACAGAAACTCTCAGTTGAAAGCCTTCCTCCCCAGATAGTTCTTCTGGGGCACACCTTTGAGGAAGTTGAGCCCGTACTTTCTTTAATAGGAGTTGAACTGGTAAGGGACGGATATACCGAAGAGGATGGAATAATTGTCAGTCAGGATCCGCCAACAACTCTGGAGATTCTTGGAGAAGCAAAGGTGACTGCATATGCAGTATCCAAAGAAAAATTGATTGAAATTGAACTTTATCCTGAAAAAGCCCCCAAATCTGTGGATTTTTTCCGGCATGCTCTTGAACTTAAGACAAAAACCGTAGGAAAATTGCCTGTTTATATGATATACGACGACACCTATCTTTTTAAAACTGAAAAAGAAGTCGTCAAATATAAAGAAATCCTTCCGGAAAACACACCAACTGATAAAGTACTCGGAGGAGAAATAGGAATTACAAATCAGGCGGCAAAGAGAATGGGAACTATTGGAGTAAGAATTGGCGACGACGAGCTCTTTGGCCCTACCGGAGAAAGATTCTCCTCAACCAATATTGTCGGTCGGATAATAAATCCTGAAAAACTCCTCGGTGTCAAAGAAGGAGAAACTATATATGTAACTGAAATTGTGCGCAAGCAAACTTAA
- a CDS encoding methanogenesis marker 6 protein encodes MTETKKEEITTKYIVISSDKVLPSDAAMKIYESESPVTVKETCFGLIVSGAKNDVQTVVEEIRQLDKNHIFVKDRGFPPGDERRCRASRGGGPRPGFHFLREEVEMLPAIGAALDELEAKEHVKEKCKTKCRLKTSDLEKVIEKELAR; translated from the coding sequence ATGACGGAAACTAAAAAAGAAGAGATTACAACAAAGTACATTGTAATCAGTTCGGATAAAGTGCTGCCTTCAGATGCAGCTATGAAGATTTACGAATCAGAGTCTCCAGTTACGGTAAAGGAGACATGTTTTGGACTTATCGTATCAGGAGCTAAAAACGATGTCCAGACAGTGGTCGAAGAGATCCGACAGCTGGACAAAAATCATATTTTTGTAAAGGATAGGGGATTCCCTCCAGGAGATGAGAGACGCTGCCGCGCAAGCAGGGGTGGAGGCCCGCGGCCTGGATTCCATTTTTTGAGGGAAGAAGTGGAAATGCTTCCGGCTATAGGAGCTGCACTTGACGAACTTGAAGCAAAGGAACATGTAAAAGAGAAATGCAAAACGAAATGCAGGCTTAAAACTTCGGACCTTGAAAAAGTTATTGAAAAGGAGCTTGCGAGGTGA
- a CDS encoding methanogenesis marker 5 protein, with amino-acid sequence MAKVFIYPLNSLILADLVERFGHKPLTIMSQVREKVTSLSLDSPPINITPEDPKLGLKYAAIEVPAGVRGRMSLMGPLIEQAEAAIIVENPPTDFGCVGCNRTNELIKYLIRSKGVPVLEVKYPESDEEARDFVNKIAEFLKMLPEEKPEEEEKAGEKESSEEEGKE; translated from the coding sequence TTGGCAAAAGTTTTCATTTACCCTCTAAACAGTCTTATTCTGGCTGACCTAGTTGAACGTTTCGGGCACAAACCCTTAACCATTATGAGCCAGGTCCGAGAAAAAGTTACAAGTCTCAGCCTGGATTCTCCTCCTATAAATATAACTCCGGAAGACCCTAAACTGGGTCTTAAATATGCTGCAATTGAAGTCCCGGCTGGAGTAAGAGGAAGAATGTCCCTTATGGGTCCCCTTATAGAACAGGCAGAAGCTGCAATTATAGTTGAGAACCCGCCCACAGACTTCGGCTGTGTGGGCTGTAACCGTACAAACGAACTGATAAAATATCTGATTCGCTCAAAAGGTGTCCCTGTTCTTGAGGTAAAGTATCCGGAGTCCGACGAAGAAGCCCGCGATTTTGTAAACAAAATTGCAGAATTCCTTAAAATGCTGCCCGAGGAAAAACCTGAAGAAGAGGAAAAGGCGGGAGAGAAAGAATCATCAGAAGAGGAGGGAAAGGAATGA